The Geoalkalibacter subterraneus genome contains the following window.
CTGCGGGAGGGCAAAACAGCCTATATCCGACGGGAAGCCCAGGAGCAGACCGACGCCGGGGCCGTTCTGCTCGATGTCAACTGCGGGGCGCCGGGGGTGGATGAGCCCCTGTCTCTTGAGCGTGCCGTGTTTGCAGTCAACGGGGTCAGTTCGGCGCCGCTGGTGCTTGACTCCTCCGACCCGGAAGCCCTGGAGCGAGGACTCAAAGCCGCAGACGGCAAAGTGCTGATCAATTCGGTCAACGGCGAGCGTAAAAGCCTCGATACGGTCTTGCCACTGGCCCGCAAATACGGTGCCGCTGTAATCGGCCTGGCTCTGGATGACCAGGGAATTCCGGCCGACGCGCAAGGGCGCGTCTCCGTAGCGCGCGCAATCCTCGATGCGGCCGTGAAGGCTGGTCTTCCGGCCCGCGATGTGGTGATCGATGCGCTGGTTCTGACCGTCTCCGCCGAGCAGAAAGGGGCGGCAGTGACGCTGGAGGCTCTGCGGCAGATCAAGCAGGAGCTTGGCCTGGCCACCGTGCTGGGGGTCAGCAATATCTCTTATGGTTTGCCTGATCGCCCCGTTCTGTCTTCCGTATTTTTCGCCATGGCGCTGCAGGCCGGTCTTGACGCCGCCATTGTCAACCCCAAGGAAGAGCGGATGATGGATGCTTTCCGCGGTGCCATGGTTCTGTTGGGCCGCGATCTCCGCGCCGAAGAATATATTGCTCATTACGGCAGCTTCAAGGCGCCGCCCCATGTGCCGCAGGCCGAAGGCCAATCTCTCGATATCCGCGCGCAGCTTGCCGCTGCCATTATCGAAGGGGACTGCGAAGGAGCGCCGGCTTTGGTGCGTCAGGCTTTCGATGAAGGCTTGAGCGCCATGCAGATCAGCAACGAAGGTCTGCTGCCGGGGCTGGAGGAGGTCGGGCGTCGCTTCGGCGAGAAGCAGATCTTTCTCCCCCAGGTTATGTTGTCAGCCGACACCATGCATGCGGCATTTGATGTGATCAAGGAGCGGATGCAGGGTGAGACGGGCCCCTCTTCGGGGAAAATCCTCATGGCTACGGTCGAGGGAGATATTCACGATATCGGTAAGAACATTGTCTGCACCCTGCTGGAAAATCACGGCTTCGAAGTCATCGACCTCGGCAAAAATGTGCCTGCGCACCGGATCGTTGAGGCGGCGCTGCACCACAGGGTGGATGCCGTGGGGCTTTCGGCCCTGATGACCACGACCCTGGCGCGCATGGAAGAAACCCTGGAGCGGTTGCGGCAGGAAGGCGTCAAAGTGTTTACCATGGTGGGCGGTGCAGTGGTGACCGAGGATTATGCCGCGCGCATCGGAGCCGATCTCTATGGAGGCGACGCCATGGATGCGGTTCGCAAAGTTAAGCAGCTTCTGGTTAAGTGATTTTACTTAGAGCTCCTTTAGTATTGCGCCATTTCGCGGAGTGTGATATCAAGGACCGACGTATAAAGCAGTTTTCGCGGGGGACGACATGGTTGTCGGGTTCAATCACAATGTGCGCTACAAGGGTGAACTCTACCATGTGCAGACCGAAGACGGGGGGCTGAAAAAACCTCAGATTATCACTCACCTTTACCGTGCCGGCAGCATCCTGTCCAGCAAGCGGGTTTCCTATGCCGACATTACCCGGATCGAGAATCTGGCACGGGTGGTTGAGGACCTGATGAAGGAGCAGCACAAGGAGATGCTGCGGCGACTCAAGAACGGCGATTTTGACGGAGTCATTCTGGAGCGTTTCGGTGAGAATTGCGCTTTGGCTGCTCAATCCACCTCCGTGGATGAAAATACCGCGCCTGACGTCCCCGAGATGCTTCCACGGGCTGTTGAAGTACGGCGCGAACCGGTGGCGGAAGAGCTGGAAAATTCAGCATCGCCTGAAGACAAACCTTCCGATGAGCGTTCGCCGGAAGGTCTCAGCCTTGATGATCTCGTTCTGTCCTATCTGACCGGTGGGAAGGACGAATAAATAACGGATAGACAACGGATAGACAACGGGTGCCTCGACACTTGTTGTCGGATGACTCATTCAGATTATTGCTTTGGAAGGAGAGAATCATTCATGCTCGATGAGCAGAAGGTCCAGGAGTTGAACGATACCGCCCGTCAGTTGCGGGTGGATGTTCTCAAGATGCTCAACACCGCCCGTTCCGGCCACACCGGGGGAAGCCTCTCGGCGCTGGACGTGTTGACGGTTCTGTTTTTTCAGACCATGCGCCACGATCCCACCAATCCTCACTGGCCTGATCGCGACCGCTTTGTGCTCTCCAAGGGGCATGCCGCGCCGGCGCTCTATGCCTGCCTGGCTCATGGCGGCTATTTTCCGCCCGAGGACCTCAAGACCCTGCGTCGCCTCGGCAGTCACCTGCAGGGGCACCCCGACATGCGCAAGACGCCCGGGGTGGAGGTCTGTACCGGCTCTCTCGGGCAGGGGCTGTCCCAGGCTGTTGGGCTCTCTCTGGCCGCCCGTCTGCAGAAGCGATCCAGCCGGACTTACTGCCTGCTGGGTGATGGCGAGGTTCAGGAGGGGCAGATCTGGGAAGCGGCGATGGCCGCCGCCCACTACCAGCTTGACAACCTGTGCGTTCTGCTGGACTGGAACGGGTTGCAGATCGACGGTGAGGTGCAGAAAGTTATGGGGGTGACGCCCCTGGGACCCAAATTTCTCGCCTTCGGCTGGCATGTCCTGGAAGTGGACGGGCATGACATCTCGGCGATCAACCGCGCTCTGGACGAAGCGGCCCGGTATTCCGGCAAGCCGACCATGATCGTTGCCCGCACCGTCAAAGGCAAGGGCGTGCCGTTTTTCGAGCACAAGGCCAACTACCACGGTGTGCCGCCCAGCGACGATGAGCTCGACCGCGCACTGGAGCACCTGGGGCATTCCTGATTTTCTGGGGATGCTGTCCGCCGCCCGTGAATTTATCAGATATTCAATACATGGAGTTTAGAACGCCGTGAGCGAAAAAATAGCGACCCGTGATGCCTACGGGAAGACATTGCTGGAGTTGGGGCGCGAAAATTCGAAAATCGTGGTTCTCGATGCCGATCTCTCCGGTTCGACCAAAACCGGACTTTTTGCCAAGGAATTTCCCGAGCGGTTTTTCAATGCCGGCATTGCCGAAGCCAACATGGTGGGAATGGCGGCAGGCCTGTCGGCCGGCGGGATGATCCCCTTCGCGTCCACTTTTGCCGTATTTGCCTCGGGGCGGGCCTTTGAGCAGATTCGCCAATCCCTGGCCTATCCCAGGCTCAATGCCAAGATCGTTGCGACTCATGGCGGCATCACCGTCGGGGAGGACGGCGGTTCGCATCAGTCCGTTGAGGATCTCGCCATCATGCGGGCTCTGCCCAACATGACCGTTCTCTGCCCTGCCGATGGCCCGGAAACCGCCGCTGCGGTGCGGGCGGTCGCCGAATATGATGGCCCGGTCTACATGCGTTTAGGACGCGCCAAGGTGCCCTGCGTGTTCGAAGAGGGATTCGACTATCGCATCGGTGCCGGCAAGCTGGTGCGCGAAGGTACGGATCTGACCTTTGTCACGACCGGTCTGATGACCGCCCAGGCCCTGGATGCCGCCTGCATCCTGGAAGAGGGGGGCGTCAGCGCCCGGGTTGTGCACCTGGGCACCGTCAAGCCTCTCGATGTTGATCTTGTTTTAAAAGCCGCCCGGGAAACCGGCGCGCTGGTCACCGCAGAAGAACACTCCGTTATCGGCGGTTTGGGCGGTGCCGTTTGTGAAACCCTGGCCGAGGGATTTCCGGTGCCGGTGGAGCGGGTCGGCCTGCGGGACGTTTTCGGCCAGTCCGGAACGGCCGAAGAGCTTCTGCTTCACTACGGGCTGACGCCGGCAGAACTGGTGGAGGCCGCACAAAGAGTGCTCAAGCGCAAGTCACGCTGAGCGTGCCGCGACGTCCCGGCCGGTAACCTGTGAAAAACGCCTGTGGCACCCTTACTGGGGGATGACTCATTTTGCCGTTGAAGACCACCGATGTCAGTGTGATCACCAAGGTGATCATTTTCAGCGTTATGCTTGTGGTGGTGGGGATTTCCAGCTTTGGAGCCTTTCATCTCAAGCGCGAGCGCGAACACCTCTATCAGGTGTCGCGCAAGAACGCCCAGGTTCTGATATCGACGATTGAGCGGTCCATTTTCAACTCCATGTGCCTCGGCAATACCGAAGAGGTGCAGACGATGCTGGAGACGGTCGGCAACGGCCCCGATCTGGTCAACGTGCGCATTTTTCATCCTTCGGGTGTCGTGCTCAAGTCTTCCAACCCGGCGGAGCTGGGGCAGCTGGTCAATGCCGGAGATTACGCGCTTTTTACCGAAGGGCGGCATGAGGGGATTTTCACCCTTGGCGACCAGGAAGTGATCGGGATTGTTTCCCTGATCCGCAATCAGCCCAATTGCGCCCGCTGTCACGGCCCCGGTGAGCAGGTGCTCGGCATTCTAAATCTCAATGTATCTCTGGCGGAAACCCACGGTCAGCTGCGTGAAACCACCCGCCTGTTTCTTTTTTCGACTCTCAGCATGATCGCAATTCTGGCTGCCGGAATCAGTTGGGTGCTGGTGCGGTTTGTCAAGAGTCCCCTGCGGCATCTTGCACGCCAGATGGCCCGCGTGCAGAACGGTGACCTGGGAGTGCGCATCACGCCGCGTTTCGATGACGAGATCGGCCAGTTGTCCCATAGTTTCAATGAGATGGTGGATAACCTGGAGAAAGCCCGCGAGGAACTCAAGCATTATCATTATCGGCAGATGGAGCGGGCTGATCGCCTCGCTGCAGTGGGAGAGATGGCCACCGGGATTGCCCACGAAATCAAAAACCCGCTGGCGGGCATCAGCGGCGCCATGTCTGTGCTGGCCGATCAGTTTGATGAAGACGACGAGCGCAGAACGATTATCGCCGAGGTGCTTGACCAGCTGGGGCGCCTGAACAAGATCGCGACGGATCTGCTGCACTTCGGACGCCCGGCCAAGCCTCATTTCAGCCATATCGACGTCAACGAGCTGGTGCGCAAGACACTCTTCTTCTCGGCTCAGCATCCGGAAGGGCGCGAGGTTGAAAAAGTTCAGGAGCTGGCCGACAACCTGCCCTTGATCTGGGTGGACGAAAAGCAGATTCAGCAGGTGCTGTTCAACATCATTGTCAATGCCCTGCAGGCCATGCCGGAGGGCGGTGTCTTGCGGATATCAACCTCCCGGGCTGAAGATGCCGATCGTATACGGATCACCATCAGCGACACCGGACGGGGTGTGCGCCCGGAGCAGATTGAACAGATTTTTACCCCGTTTTTCACCACCAAGACCCAGGGCACAGGATTGGGTTTGGCCATCTGCAAGCAGATCATTGAACACCATGGCGGCGTGATTATGGTCGAAAGCCGCCTGGGTGAGGGAACAACCTTCATTATTGAATTGCCGACCGCCGCTGCGGGCGGCTCAGAAACCAAGGGAGAAGCGCCCGGTGCCGAAACAGAAAATACTCGTCGTTGACGACGAACACCTGATCCGTTGGTCGCTGGAGCAGAATCTCAACAAGCAGGGCTATGAAGTACTGACTGCCGGCTCCGGCGAGGAAGCCCTCAAGGTGATCCACGACGAATCACCCGACCTGATGCTGCTTGATATCCAGCTGCCGGGTATAAACGGCTTGGACGTGCTGGAAAAAGCCAAAGCCATCGATGAGGAACTCATTGTCATCATGATTACCGCCCTGGGGGTGCTGGAGACGGCGGTCAAGGCGATGCGCATGGGAGCCTACGACTATATCAGCAAGCCGTTCAACCTTGACGAGCTGGCGATTACCATCAAAAAAGCGCTGGAAACGGGAGAGCTCCGGCGAGAGGTGGCGCATCTGCGATCCTCTCAAACGCAGAAATTCGGCATTCACAACATCATTGGTGAAAGCCGCCACATGCACGACATGCTCGACATGGTCAAAAAAGTGGCTCAGAGCGATGCCAGCACTGTGTTGATCCAGGGAGAGAGCGGCACCGGCAAGGAGGTCATTGCCAAGGCCATTCATTTCGAGAGTGCGCGCGCTGACAAGCCTTTTATGGCGATCAACTGTGCGGCGGTGCCGGAAACATTACTCGAAAGCGAGTTGATGGGGCATGAGCGCGGTGCCTTTACGGATGCCAAGGTGCAGAAAAAGGGCCTGTTTGAAATGGCCGACGGCGGCACCATCTTTCTCGATGAGATCGGTGACATGGCCATGGGGATGCAGGCCAAGCTGCTGCGGGTTCTTGAGGAGCGCTCCTTCCGCCGCATCGGCGGTTCCAAGGATATCACCGTCGATGTACGCATCATTTCCGCAACCAACAAGAATCTGATGCAGTCCATCGAGGAGAAGAGCTTCCGCAACGATCTGTATTATCGTTTGCAGGTCATCCCGATTTTTCTGCCGCCGCTGAGGGAGCGAAAGGATGATATTCTGCCTCTGACCGAACATTTCATTCAATTCTTCAACAAAGAGTTCGGCAAGAACGTGCGCGGGATCTCCAGAATGGCGGAAAAATTTCTGTTCGAATACCACTGGCCCGGCAACATCCGTGAACTGCGCAACGTGATCGAGCGCGCGATCATCCTGGAGAATGAAGAAACGCTGTTGCTCGAGCATCTGCCCCAGGAGATCGTCGGCAAGACCAGTACGGCGGCTTCTGCGCCGTTGAGCTTTCGGATTCCACCGGAAGGGGTGGACATCGAGGAGGTCGAGCGTGAGCTGATCCGCCAGTCACTCGAACTTGCGGAAGGCAACCAGTCCAAGGCCGCGAAAAAGCTACACATGGGGATCGATGCTTTTCGCTATCGGATGAAAAAATTCGGCTTTCTTTGATGGCGTCGCAAAAAGTCCGCCCTACGGCGTTACGGCACTTTTTCAGGACCTCGACATACCTGATGTATGCCTTCGCCCCTGAAAAACCGCCAGGGCTTGTAGGACGAAATTTTTGCTTAGCCATCCTCTGAGTTTTTGCGAATGCACCTTCTTTAAAATTTTCTTTTGAACAGCGACCTTTTTTGTTTCTTTTTCTGCCCGCACGGCTCAATCGAGTCTGCGGGTT
Protein-coding sequences here:
- a CDS encoding homocysteine S-methyltransferase family protein, giving the protein MNSFLNALKQRVLVLDGAMGTMLQERGLAPGASPEAMNLESPEVVAAVHQAYAEAGADIIVTNTFGGNRVKLSHYQLENRVEEINARGIELARRAAPQSFIAGSIGPTGRFLEPVGDAGFDEMVEVFGEQVRAFAVAGADLITLETFLDIRELRAAVVACKEFSQLPVVAQMTFDDGGRSVLGTPPEAAAVTLDALGVDVVGSNCGLGPEGIHALLEKMRAVTALPLISQANAGLPQLVGDQTVFPAGPDDMTVLHDRLIALGVRIIGGCCGTTPDHIRAIRAALEGRDQNWTPPARGLYLSSRGTVVPVGGEAACAIIGERINPTGKKGYAAELREGKTAYIRREAQEQTDAGAVLLDVNCGAPGVDEPLSLERAVFAVNGVSSAPLVLDSSDPEALERGLKAADGKVLINSVNGERKSLDTVLPLARKYGAAVIGLALDDQGIPADAQGRVSVARAILDAAVKAGLPARDVVIDALVLTVSAEQKGAAVTLEALRQIKQELGLATVLGVSNISYGLPDRPVLSSVFFAMALQAGLDAAIVNPKEERMMDAFRGAMVLLGRDLRAEEYIAHYGSFKAPPHVPQAEGQSLDIRAQLAAAIIEGDCEGAPALVRQAFDEGLSAMQISNEGLLPGLEEVGRRFGEKQIFLPQVMLSADTMHAAFDVIKERMQGETGPSSGKILMATVEGDIHDIGKNIVCTLLENHGFEVIDLGKNVPAHRIVEAALHHRVDAVGLSALMTTTLARMEETLERLRQEGVKVFTMVGGAVVTEDYAARIGADLYGGDAMDAVRKVKQLLVK
- a CDS encoding transketolase, encoding MLDEQKVQELNDTARQLRVDVLKMLNTARSGHTGGSLSALDVLTVLFFQTMRHDPTNPHWPDRDRFVLSKGHAAPALYACLAHGGYFPPEDLKTLRRLGSHLQGHPDMRKTPGVEVCTGSLGQGLSQAVGLSLAARLQKRSSRTYCLLGDGEVQEGQIWEAAMAAAHYQLDNLCVLLDWNGLQIDGEVQKVMGVTPLGPKFLAFGWHVLEVDGHDISAINRALDEAARYSGKPTMIVARTVKGKGVPFFEHKANYHGVPPSDDELDRALEHLGHS
- a CDS encoding transketolase family protein: MSEKIATRDAYGKTLLELGRENSKIVVLDADLSGSTKTGLFAKEFPERFFNAGIAEANMVGMAAGLSAGGMIPFASTFAVFASGRAFEQIRQSLAYPRLNAKIVATHGGITVGEDGGSHQSVEDLAIMRALPNMTVLCPADGPETAAAVRAVAEYDGPVYMRLGRAKVPCVFEEGFDYRIGAGKLVREGTDLTFVTTGLMTAQALDAACILEEGGVSARVVHLGTVKPLDVDLVLKAARETGALVTAEEHSVIGGLGGAVCETLAEGFPVPVERVGLRDVFGQSGTAEELLLHYGLTPAELVEAAQRVLKRKSR
- a CDS encoding sensor histidine kinase — protein: MPLKTTDVSVITKVIIFSVMLVVVGISSFGAFHLKREREHLYQVSRKNAQVLISTIERSIFNSMCLGNTEEVQTMLETVGNGPDLVNVRIFHPSGVVLKSSNPAELGQLVNAGDYALFTEGRHEGIFTLGDQEVIGIVSLIRNQPNCARCHGPGEQVLGILNLNVSLAETHGQLRETTRLFLFSTLSMIAILAAGISWVLVRFVKSPLRHLARQMARVQNGDLGVRITPRFDDEIGQLSHSFNEMVDNLEKAREELKHYHYRQMERADRLAAVGEMATGIAHEIKNPLAGISGAMSVLADQFDEDDERRTIIAEVLDQLGRLNKIATDLLHFGRPAKPHFSHIDVNELVRKTLFFSAQHPEGREVEKVQELADNLPLIWVDEKQIQQVLFNIIVNALQAMPEGGVLRISTSRAEDADRIRITISDTGRGVRPEQIEQIFTPFFTTKTQGTGLGLAICKQIIEHHGGVIMVESRLGEGTTFIIELPTAAAGGSETKGEAPGAETENTRR
- a CDS encoding sigma-54-dependent transcriptional regulator, whose amino-acid sequence is MPKQKILVVDDEHLIRWSLEQNLNKQGYEVLTAGSGEEALKVIHDESPDLMLLDIQLPGINGLDVLEKAKAIDEELIVIMITALGVLETAVKAMRMGAYDYISKPFNLDELAITIKKALETGELRREVAHLRSSQTQKFGIHNIIGESRHMHDMLDMVKKVAQSDASTVLIQGESGTGKEVIAKAIHFESARADKPFMAINCAAVPETLLESELMGHERGAFTDAKVQKKGLFEMADGGTIFLDEIGDMAMGMQAKLLRVLEERSFRRIGGSKDITVDVRIISATNKNLMQSIEEKSFRNDLYYRLQVIPIFLPPLRERKDDILPLTEHFIQFFNKEFGKNVRGISRMAEKFLFEYHWPGNIRELRNVIERAIILENEETLLLEHLPQEIVGKTSTAASAPLSFRIPPEGVDIEEVERELIRQSLELAEGNQSKAAKKLHMGIDAFRYRMKKFGFL